From Callithrix jacchus isolate 240 chromosome 3, calJac240_pri, whole genome shotgun sequence, a single genomic window includes:
- the LARP7 gene encoding la-related protein 7 isoform X8 — MKKLTTDGKLIARALRSSAVVELDLEGTRIRRKKPLGERPKDEDERTVYVELLPKNVNHSWIERVFGKCGNVVYISIPHYKSTGDPKGFAFVEFETKEQAAKAIEFLNNPPEEAPRKPGIFPKTVKNKPIPSLRAVEEKKKKKKKKGRMKKEDNVQPKEENMDTSNTSLSKMKRSRPTSEGSDLESPEPQKQPSKKKKKRDKVEVSSLPEVRSGKRKRSSSEDAESLAPRLKVKKIIQKDMVKEASELSKENRDIEISTEEEKDAGDLKDSSLLKTKRKHKKKHKERHKMGEEVIPLRVLSKSEWMDLKKEYLALQKASMASLKKTISQIKSESEMETDSGVPQKTEIKNEKSKASSEECRTQEKVNASGPQFVSGVIVKIISTEPLPGRKQVRDTLAAISEVLYVDLLEGDTECHARFKTPEDAQAVINAYTEINKKHCWKLEILSGDHEQRYWQKILVDRQAKLNQPREKKRGTEKLITKAEKIRLAKTQQASKHIRFSEYD; from the exons atgaaaaaattgacTACTGATGGGAAGTTAATTGCCAGAGCATTGAGAAGTTCAGCTGTTGTAGAG CTTGATTTGGAAGGCACCAGAATCAGGAGAAAAAAACCTCTGGGGGAAAGACCAAAGGATGAGGATGAGCGCACTGTGTATGTG GAGTTACTTCCTAAAAATGTTAATCACAGTTGGATTGAAAGAGTCTTTGGGAaatgtggcaatgtggtttataTAAGTATACCACATTATAAATCTACTGGAGATCCGAAAGGATTTGCATTTGTAGAATTTGAAACAAAAGAACAAGCAGCAAAAGCAATTGAG TTTCTTAACAACCCACCAGAAGAAGCACCAAGAAAACCTGGCATATTTCCtaaaacagtgaaaaataaaccCATTCCATCCTTAAGAGCTGTGG aagagaagaaaaagaaaaagaagaagaaaggccgAATGAAGAAGGAAGACAATGTCCAACCCAAAGAGGAAAACATGGACACAAGCAACACTAGCCTAAGTAAAATGAAAAGATCCAGACCCACATCTGAGGGCTCTGATCTAGAGTCTCCTGAACCCCAAAAGCAgccttcaaagaaaaagaaaaaacgggATAAAGTTGAAGTATCCAGCTTACCTGAAGTCAGatcagggaagaggaagagaagtagCTCTGAAGATGCAGAATCCCTAGCTCCCCGAttgaaagtaaagaaaattattcagaaaGACATGGTTAAGGAAGCTTCAGAACTTTCCAAAGAAAATAGAG ATATAGAAATCTCTACTGAAGAGGAAAAGGATGCTGGAGATCTAAAAGATAGctctctcttaaaaacaaaaagaaaacacaagaaaaaacataaagagaGACATAAAATGGGAGAAGAAGTTATACCATTAAGAGTACTATCAAA GAGCGAATGGATGGATTTGAAAAAAGAGTATTTAGCACTACAAAAAGCTAGcatggcttctttaaaaaaaacaatatccCAAATAAAATCGGAGTCAGAAATGGAAACAGACAGTGGAGTACCtcaaaagactgaaataaaaaatgaaaaaagtaaag CCAGCAGTGAAGAGTGTCGCACCCAGGAGAAAGTTAATGCATCAGGACCACAGTTCGTGAGTGGAGTGATTGTGAAGATCATTAGCACAGAGCCCCTACCTGGCAGGAAACAAGTCCGG GATACTTTGGCAGCAATCTCAGAAGTTCTTTATGTTGATTTGCTAGAAGGAGATACAGAATGCCATGCTAGATTTAAAACTCCTGAGGATGCTCAAGCAGTAATAAAtgcatatacagaaattaacaagAAACACTGCTGGAAACTTGAGATCCTTTCTG gtgATCACGAACAAAGATATTGGCAGAAGATTTTGGTTGATAGACAGGCAAAACTTAATCAGCCTcgggaaaagaaaagaggcactgaaaag
- the LARP7 gene encoding la-related protein 7 isoform X6: MKKLTTDGKLIARALRSSAVVELDLEGTRIRRKKPLGERPKDEDERTVYVELLPKNVNHSWIERVFGKCGNVVYISIPHYKSTGDPKGFAFVEFETKEQAAKAIEFLNNPPEEAPRKPGIFPKTVKNKPIPSLRAVEEKKKKKKKKGRMKKEDNVQPKEENMDTSNTSLSKMKRSRPTSEGSDLESPEPQKQPSKKKKKRDKVEVSSLPEVRSGKRKRSSSEDAESLAPRLKVKKIIQKDMVKEASELSKENRDIEISTEEEKDAGDLKDSSLLKTKRKHKKKHKERHKMGEEVIPLRVLSKSEWMDLKKEYLALQKASMASLKKTISQIKSESEMETDSGVPQKTEIKNEKSKASSEECRTQEKVNASGPQFVSGVIVKIISTEPLPGRKQVRDTLAAISEVLYVDLLEGDTECHARFKTPEDAQAVINAYTEINKKHCWKLEILSGDHEQRYWQKILVDRQAKLNQPREKKRGTEKMEFRFCPGWSAMARSQLTATSASQVQAILLPQPPE; this comes from the exons atgaaaaaattgacTACTGATGGGAAGTTAATTGCCAGAGCATTGAGAAGTTCAGCTGTTGTAGAG CTTGATTTGGAAGGCACCAGAATCAGGAGAAAAAAACCTCTGGGGGAAAGACCAAAGGATGAGGATGAGCGCACTGTGTATGTG GAGTTACTTCCTAAAAATGTTAATCACAGTTGGATTGAAAGAGTCTTTGGGAaatgtggcaatgtggtttataTAAGTATACCACATTATAAATCTACTGGAGATCCGAAAGGATTTGCATTTGTAGAATTTGAAACAAAAGAACAAGCAGCAAAAGCAATTGAG TTTCTTAACAACCCACCAGAAGAAGCACCAAGAAAACCTGGCATATTTCCtaaaacagtgaaaaataaaccCATTCCATCCTTAAGAGCTGTGG aagagaagaaaaagaaaaagaagaagaaaggccgAATGAAGAAGGAAGACAATGTCCAACCCAAAGAGGAAAACATGGACACAAGCAACACTAGCCTAAGTAAAATGAAAAGATCCAGACCCACATCTGAGGGCTCTGATCTAGAGTCTCCTGAACCCCAAAAGCAgccttcaaagaaaaagaaaaaacgggATAAAGTTGAAGTATCCAGCTTACCTGAAGTCAGatcagggaagaggaagagaagtagCTCTGAAGATGCAGAATCCCTAGCTCCCCGAttgaaagtaaagaaaattattcagaaaGACATGGTTAAGGAAGCTTCAGAACTTTCCAAAGAAAATAGAG ATATAGAAATCTCTACTGAAGAGGAAAAGGATGCTGGAGATCTAAAAGATAGctctctcttaaaaacaaaaagaaaacacaagaaaaaacataaagagaGACATAAAATGGGAGAAGAAGTTATACCATTAAGAGTACTATCAAA GAGCGAATGGATGGATTTGAAAAAAGAGTATTTAGCACTACAAAAAGCTAGcatggcttctttaaaaaaaacaatatccCAAATAAAATCGGAGTCAGAAATGGAAACAGACAGTGGAGTACCtcaaaagactgaaataaaaaatgaaaaaagtaaag CCAGCAGTGAAGAGTGTCGCACCCAGGAGAAAGTTAATGCATCAGGACCACAGTTCGTGAGTGGAGTGATTGTGAAGATCATTAGCACAGAGCCCCTACCTGGCAGGAAACAAGTCCGG GATACTTTGGCAGCAATCTCAGAAGTTCTTTATGTTGATTTGCTAGAAGGAGATACAGAATGCCATGCTAGATTTAAAACTCCTGAGGATGCTCAAGCAGTAATAAAtgcatatacagaaattaacaagAAACACTGCTGGAAACTTGAGATCCTTTCTG gtgATCACGAACAAAGATATTGGCAGAAGATTTTGGTTGATAGACAGGCAAAACTTAATCAGCCTcgggaaaagaaaagaggcactgaaaag
- the LARP7 gene encoding la-related protein 7 isoform X3 → METESGNQEKIMEEESTEKKKEVEKKKRSRVKQVLADIAKQVDFWFGDANLHKDRFLREQIEKSRDGYVDISLLVSFNKMKKLTTDGKLIARALRSSAVVELDLEGTRIRRKKPLGERPKDEDERTVYVELLPKNVNHSWIERVFGKCGNVVYISIPHYKSTGDPKGFAFVEFETKEQAAKAIEFLNNPPEEAPRKPGIFPKTVKNKPIPSLRAVEEKKKKKKKKGRMKKEDNVQPKEENMDTSNTSLSKMKRSRPTSEGSDLESPEPQKQPSKKKKKRDKVEVSSLPEVRSGKRKRSSSEDAESLAPRLKVKKIIQKDMVKEASELSKENRDIEISTEEEKDAGDLKDSSLLKTKRKHKKKHKERHKMGEEVIPLRVLSKSEWMDLKKEYLALQKASMASLKKTISQIKSESEMETDSGVPQKTEIKNEKSKASSEECRTQEKVNASGPQFVSGVIVKIISTEPLPGRKQVRDTLAAISEVLYVDLLEGDTECHARFKTPEDAQAVINAYTEINKKHCWKLEILSGDHEQRYWQKILVDRQAKLNQPREKKRGTEKLITKAEKIRLAKTQQASKHIRFSEYD, encoded by the exons ATGGAAACTGAAAGTGGAAATCAAGAAAAGATAATGGAAGAAGAaagcactgaaaagaaaaaagaagttgaaaaaaaGAAACGATCACGAGTTAAACAGGTGCTTGCAGATATTGCTAAGCAAGTGGACTTCTGGTTTGGGGATGCAAATCTTCACAAGGATAGATTTCTTCGAGAACAGATAGAAAAATCTAGAGATGGAT atGTTGATATATCACTACTTGTGtcttttaacaaaatgaaaaaattgacTACTGATGGGAAGTTAATTGCCAGAGCATTGAGAAGTTCAGCTGTTGTAGAG CTTGATTTGGAAGGCACCAGAATCAGGAGAAAAAAACCTCTGGGGGAAAGACCAAAGGATGAGGATGAGCGCACTGTGTATGTG GAGTTACTTCCTAAAAATGTTAATCACAGTTGGATTGAAAGAGTCTTTGGGAaatgtggcaatgtggtttataTAAGTATACCACATTATAAATCTACTGGAGATCCGAAAGGATTTGCATTTGTAGAATTTGAAACAAAAGAACAAGCAGCAAAAGCAATTGAG TTTCTTAACAACCCACCAGAAGAAGCACCAAGAAAACCTGGCATATTTCCtaaaacagtgaaaaataaaccCATTCCATCCTTAAGAGCTGTGG aagagaagaaaaagaaaaagaagaagaaaggccgAATGAAGAAGGAAGACAATGTCCAACCCAAAGAGGAAAACATGGACACAAGCAACACTAGCCTAAGTAAAATGAAAAGATCCAGACCCACATCTGAGGGCTCTGATCTAGAGTCTCCTGAACCCCAAAAGCAgccttcaaagaaaaagaaaaaacgggATAAAGTTGAAGTATCCAGCTTACCTGAAGTCAGatcagggaagaggaagagaagtagCTCTGAAGATGCAGAATCCCTAGCTCCCCGAttgaaagtaaagaaaattattcagaaaGACATGGTTAAGGAAGCTTCAGAACTTTCCAAAGAAAATAGAG ATATAGAAATCTCTACTGAAGAGGAAAAGGATGCTGGAGATCTAAAAGATAGctctctcttaaaaacaaaaagaaaacacaagaaaaaacataaagagaGACATAAAATGGGAGAAGAAGTTATACCATTAAGAGTACTATCAAA GAGCGAATGGATGGATTTGAAAAAAGAGTATTTAGCACTACAAAAAGCTAGcatggcttctttaaaaaaaacaatatccCAAATAAAATCGGAGTCAGAAATGGAAACAGACAGTGGAGTACCtcaaaagactgaaataaaaaatgaaaaaagtaaag CCAGCAGTGAAGAGTGTCGCACCCAGGAGAAAGTTAATGCATCAGGACCACAGTTCGTGAGTGGAGTGATTGTGAAGATCATTAGCACAGAGCCCCTACCTGGCAGGAAACAAGTCCGG GATACTTTGGCAGCAATCTCAGAAGTTCTTTATGTTGATTTGCTAGAAGGAGATACAGAATGCCATGCTAGATTTAAAACTCCTGAGGATGCTCAAGCAGTAATAAAtgcatatacagaaattaacaagAAACACTGCTGGAAACTTGAGATCCTTTCTG gtgATCACGAACAAAGATATTGGCAGAAGATTTTGGTTGATAGACAGGCAAAACTTAATCAGCCTcgggaaaagaaaagaggcactgaaaag
- the LARP7 gene encoding la-related protein 7 isoform X1, giving the protein METESGNQEKIMEEESTEKKKEVEKKKRSRVKQVLADIAKQVDFWFGDANLHKDRFLREQIEKSRDGYVDISLLVSFNKMKKLTTDGKLIARALRSSAVVELDLEGTRIRRKKPLGERPKDEDERTVYVELLPKNVNHSWIERVFGKCGNVVYISIPHYKSTGDPKGFAFVEFETKEQAAKAIEFLNNPPEEAPRKPGIFPKTVKNKPIPSLRAVEEKKKKKKKKGRMKKEDNVQPKEENMDTSNTSLSKMKRSRPTSEGSDLESPEPQKQPSKKKKKRDKVEVSSLPEVRSGKRKRSSSEDAESLAPRLKVKKIIQKDMVKEASELSKENRDIEISTEEEKDAGDLKDSSLLKTKRKHKKKHKERHKMGEEVIPLRVLSKSEWMDLKKEYLALQKASMASLKKTISQIKSESEMETDSGVPQKTEIKNEKSKASSEECRTQEKVNASGPQFVSGVIVKIISTEPLPGRKQVRDTLAAISEVLYVDLLEGDTECHARFKTPEDAQAVINAYTEINKKHCWKLEILSGDHEQRYWQKILVDRQAKLNQPREKKRGTEKMEFRFCPGWSAMARSQLTATSASQVQAILLPQPPE; this is encoded by the exons ATGGAAACTGAAAGTGGAAATCAAGAAAAGATAATGGAAGAAGAaagcactgaaaagaaaaaagaagttgaaaaaaaGAAACGATCACGAGTTAAACAGGTGCTTGCAGATATTGCTAAGCAAGTGGACTTCTGGTTTGGGGATGCAAATCTTCACAAGGATAGATTTCTTCGAGAACAGATAGAAAAATCTAGAGATGGAT atGTTGATATATCACTACTTGTGtcttttaacaaaatgaaaaaattgacTACTGATGGGAAGTTAATTGCCAGAGCATTGAGAAGTTCAGCTGTTGTAGAG CTTGATTTGGAAGGCACCAGAATCAGGAGAAAAAAACCTCTGGGGGAAAGACCAAAGGATGAGGATGAGCGCACTGTGTATGTG GAGTTACTTCCTAAAAATGTTAATCACAGTTGGATTGAAAGAGTCTTTGGGAaatgtggcaatgtggtttataTAAGTATACCACATTATAAATCTACTGGAGATCCGAAAGGATTTGCATTTGTAGAATTTGAAACAAAAGAACAAGCAGCAAAAGCAATTGAG TTTCTTAACAACCCACCAGAAGAAGCACCAAGAAAACCTGGCATATTTCCtaaaacagtgaaaaataaaccCATTCCATCCTTAAGAGCTGTGG aagagaagaaaaagaaaaagaagaagaaaggccgAATGAAGAAGGAAGACAATGTCCAACCCAAAGAGGAAAACATGGACACAAGCAACACTAGCCTAAGTAAAATGAAAAGATCCAGACCCACATCTGAGGGCTCTGATCTAGAGTCTCCTGAACCCCAAAAGCAgccttcaaagaaaaagaaaaaacgggATAAAGTTGAAGTATCCAGCTTACCTGAAGTCAGatcagggaagaggaagagaagtagCTCTGAAGATGCAGAATCCCTAGCTCCCCGAttgaaagtaaagaaaattattcagaaaGACATGGTTAAGGAAGCTTCAGAACTTTCCAAAGAAAATAGAG ATATAGAAATCTCTACTGAAGAGGAAAAGGATGCTGGAGATCTAAAAGATAGctctctcttaaaaacaaaaagaaaacacaagaaaaaacataaagagaGACATAAAATGGGAGAAGAAGTTATACCATTAAGAGTACTATCAAA GAGCGAATGGATGGATTTGAAAAAAGAGTATTTAGCACTACAAAAAGCTAGcatggcttctttaaaaaaaacaatatccCAAATAAAATCGGAGTCAGAAATGGAAACAGACAGTGGAGTACCtcaaaagactgaaataaaaaatgaaaaaagtaaag CCAGCAGTGAAGAGTGTCGCACCCAGGAGAAAGTTAATGCATCAGGACCACAGTTCGTGAGTGGAGTGATTGTGAAGATCATTAGCACAGAGCCCCTACCTGGCAGGAAACAAGTCCGG GATACTTTGGCAGCAATCTCAGAAGTTCTTTATGTTGATTTGCTAGAAGGAGATACAGAATGCCATGCTAGATTTAAAACTCCTGAGGATGCTCAAGCAGTAATAAAtgcatatacagaaattaacaagAAACACTGCTGGAAACTTGAGATCCTTTCTG gtgATCACGAACAAAGATATTGGCAGAAGATTTTGGTTGATAGACAGGCAAAACTTAATCAGCCTcgggaaaagaaaagaggcactgaaaag
- the LARP7 gene encoding la-related protein 7 isoform X7: MKKLTTDGKLIARALRSSAVVELDLEGTRIRRKKPLGERPKDEDERTVYVELLPKNVNHSWIERVFGKCGNVVYISIPHYKSTGDPKGFAFVEFETKEQAAKAIEFLNNPPEEAPRKPGIFPKTVKNKPIPSLRAVEEKKKKKKKKGRMKKEDNVQPKEENMDTSNTSLSKMKRSRPTSEGSDLESPEPQKQPSKKKKKRDKVEVSSLPEVRSGKRKRSSSEDAESLAPRLKVKKIIQKDMVKEASELSKENRDIEISTEEEKDAGDLKDSSLLKTKRKHKKKHKERHKMGEEVIPLRVLSKSEWMDLKKEYLALQKASMASLKKTISQIKSESEMETDSGVPQKTEIKNEKTSSEECRTQEKVNASGPQFVSGVIVKIISTEPLPGRKQVRDTLAAISEVLYVDLLEGDTECHARFKTPEDAQAVINAYTEINKKHCWKLEILSGDHEQRYWQKILVDRQAKLNQPREKKRGTEKMEFRFCPGWSAMARSQLTATSASQVQAILLPQPPE; encoded by the exons atgaaaaaattgacTACTGATGGGAAGTTAATTGCCAGAGCATTGAGAAGTTCAGCTGTTGTAGAG CTTGATTTGGAAGGCACCAGAATCAGGAGAAAAAAACCTCTGGGGGAAAGACCAAAGGATGAGGATGAGCGCACTGTGTATGTG GAGTTACTTCCTAAAAATGTTAATCACAGTTGGATTGAAAGAGTCTTTGGGAaatgtggcaatgtggtttataTAAGTATACCACATTATAAATCTACTGGAGATCCGAAAGGATTTGCATTTGTAGAATTTGAAACAAAAGAACAAGCAGCAAAAGCAATTGAG TTTCTTAACAACCCACCAGAAGAAGCACCAAGAAAACCTGGCATATTTCCtaaaacagtgaaaaataaaccCATTCCATCCTTAAGAGCTGTGG aagagaagaaaaagaaaaagaagaagaaaggccgAATGAAGAAGGAAGACAATGTCCAACCCAAAGAGGAAAACATGGACACAAGCAACACTAGCCTAAGTAAAATGAAAAGATCCAGACCCACATCTGAGGGCTCTGATCTAGAGTCTCCTGAACCCCAAAAGCAgccttcaaagaaaaagaaaaaacgggATAAAGTTGAAGTATCCAGCTTACCTGAAGTCAGatcagggaagaggaagagaagtagCTCTGAAGATGCAGAATCCCTAGCTCCCCGAttgaaagtaaagaaaattattcagaaaGACATGGTTAAGGAAGCTTCAGAACTTTCCAAAGAAAATAGAG ATATAGAAATCTCTACTGAAGAGGAAAAGGATGCTGGAGATCTAAAAGATAGctctctcttaaaaacaaaaagaaaacacaagaaaaaacataaagagaGACATAAAATGGGAGAAGAAGTTATACCATTAAGAGTACTATCAAA GAGCGAATGGATGGATTTGAAAAAAGAGTATTTAGCACTACAAAAAGCTAGcatggcttctttaaaaaaaacaatatccCAAATAAAATCGGAGTCAGAAATGGAAACAGACAGTGGAGTACCtcaaaagactgaaataaaaaatgaaaaaa CCAGCAGTGAAGAGTGTCGCACCCAGGAGAAAGTTAATGCATCAGGACCACAGTTCGTGAGTGGAGTGATTGTGAAGATCATTAGCACAGAGCCCCTACCTGGCAGGAAACAAGTCCGG GATACTTTGGCAGCAATCTCAGAAGTTCTTTATGTTGATTTGCTAGAAGGAGATACAGAATGCCATGCTAGATTTAAAACTCCTGAGGATGCTCAAGCAGTAATAAAtgcatatacagaaattaacaagAAACACTGCTGGAAACTTGAGATCCTTTCTG gtgATCACGAACAAAGATATTGGCAGAAGATTTTGGTTGATAGACAGGCAAAACTTAATCAGCCTcgggaaaagaaaagaggcactgaaaag
- the LARP7 gene encoding la-related protein 7 isoform X4 has protein sequence METESGNQEKIMEEESTEKKKEVEKKKRSRVKQVLADIAKQVDFWFGDANLHKDRFLREQIEKSRDGYVDISLLVSFNKMKKLTTDGKLIARALRSSAVVELDLEGTRIRRKKPLGERPKDEDERTVYVELLPKNVNHSWIERVFGKCGNVVYISIPHYKSTGDPKGFAFVEFETKEQAAKAIEFLNNPPEEAPRKPGIFPKTVKNKPIPSLRAVEEKKKKKKKKGRMKKEDNVQPKEENMDTSNTSLSKMKRSRPTSEGSDLESPEPQKQPSKKKKKRDKVEVSSLPEVRSGKRKRSSSEDAESLAPRLKVKKIIQKDMVKEASELSKENRDIEISTEEEKDAGDLKDSSLLKTKRKHKKKHKERHKMGEEVIPLRVLSKSEWMDLKKEYLALQKASMASLKKTISQIKSESEMETDSGVPQKTEIKNEKTSSEECRTQEKVNASGPQFVSGVIVKIISTEPLPGRKQVRDTLAAISEVLYVDLLEGDTECHARFKTPEDAQAVINAYTEINKKHCWKLEILSGDHEQRYWQKILVDRQAKLNQPREKKRGTEKLITKAEKIRLAKTQQASKHIRFSEYD, from the exons ATGGAAACTGAAAGTGGAAATCAAGAAAAGATAATGGAAGAAGAaagcactgaaaagaaaaaagaagttgaaaaaaaGAAACGATCACGAGTTAAACAGGTGCTTGCAGATATTGCTAAGCAAGTGGACTTCTGGTTTGGGGATGCAAATCTTCACAAGGATAGATTTCTTCGAGAACAGATAGAAAAATCTAGAGATGGAT atGTTGATATATCACTACTTGTGtcttttaacaaaatgaaaaaattgacTACTGATGGGAAGTTAATTGCCAGAGCATTGAGAAGTTCAGCTGTTGTAGAG CTTGATTTGGAAGGCACCAGAATCAGGAGAAAAAAACCTCTGGGGGAAAGACCAAAGGATGAGGATGAGCGCACTGTGTATGTG GAGTTACTTCCTAAAAATGTTAATCACAGTTGGATTGAAAGAGTCTTTGGGAaatgtggcaatgtggtttataTAAGTATACCACATTATAAATCTACTGGAGATCCGAAAGGATTTGCATTTGTAGAATTTGAAACAAAAGAACAAGCAGCAAAAGCAATTGAG TTTCTTAACAACCCACCAGAAGAAGCACCAAGAAAACCTGGCATATTTCCtaaaacagtgaaaaataaaccCATTCCATCCTTAAGAGCTGTGG aagagaagaaaaagaaaaagaagaagaaaggccgAATGAAGAAGGAAGACAATGTCCAACCCAAAGAGGAAAACATGGACACAAGCAACACTAGCCTAAGTAAAATGAAAAGATCCAGACCCACATCTGAGGGCTCTGATCTAGAGTCTCCTGAACCCCAAAAGCAgccttcaaagaaaaagaaaaaacgggATAAAGTTGAAGTATCCAGCTTACCTGAAGTCAGatcagggaagaggaagagaagtagCTCTGAAGATGCAGAATCCCTAGCTCCCCGAttgaaagtaaagaaaattattcagaaaGACATGGTTAAGGAAGCTTCAGAACTTTCCAAAGAAAATAGAG ATATAGAAATCTCTACTGAAGAGGAAAAGGATGCTGGAGATCTAAAAGATAGctctctcttaaaaacaaaaagaaaacacaagaaaaaacataaagagaGACATAAAATGGGAGAAGAAGTTATACCATTAAGAGTACTATCAAA GAGCGAATGGATGGATTTGAAAAAAGAGTATTTAGCACTACAAAAAGCTAGcatggcttctttaaaaaaaacaatatccCAAATAAAATCGGAGTCAGAAATGGAAACAGACAGTGGAGTACCtcaaaagactgaaataaaaaatgaaaaaa CCAGCAGTGAAGAGTGTCGCACCCAGGAGAAAGTTAATGCATCAGGACCACAGTTCGTGAGTGGAGTGATTGTGAAGATCATTAGCACAGAGCCCCTACCTGGCAGGAAACAAGTCCGG GATACTTTGGCAGCAATCTCAGAAGTTCTTTATGTTGATTTGCTAGAAGGAGATACAGAATGCCATGCTAGATTTAAAACTCCTGAGGATGCTCAAGCAGTAATAAAtgcatatacagaaattaacaagAAACACTGCTGGAAACTTGAGATCCTTTCTG gtgATCACGAACAAAGATATTGGCAGAAGATTTTGGTTGATAGACAGGCAAAACTTAATCAGCCTcgggaaaagaaaagaggcactgaaaag